From the Aulosira sp. FACHB-615 genome, the window CTATTTGTTATAAAACTAGTATTTAATGATACTTGCTTATACGTGTTTGTTTATTGATGATGCCTGCGGTGTGCGTTGCGATCGCCCTTTTGGAAAAACTTTTTGGTTTACTGGTAATACCAACTCGACTAGATAAAACCAGGACTTCTCGATTAACTCAATCCCCAGAATTAACCTTTGCTTTGTGCCGTGATTGGGAATTTTTAACAGTACGCGCTGTCCCAACACGAAAGCAGGTTTTTTCAAAATCCTGGGTTGTATATTACCAGTGGCAATAATTTGATG encodes:
- a CDS encoding DUF1392 family protein, which encodes MESITDLERCWFLSPPWKQNIPPVEVNLFEKVYLKTNRRFGYCCGVQWYGNCWNYVIEVKNDFHYATKHQIIATGNIQPRILKKPAFVLGQRVLLKIPNHGTKQRLILGIELIEKSWFYLVELVLPVNQKVFPKGRSQRTPQASSINKHV